From Nocardioides daedukensis, the proteins below share one genomic window:
- a CDS encoding AAA family ATPase, with product MAALNSPDDVGRIEELLAGTGYVCDESLATVVFLALRMQRPVLLEGEPGTGKTALAEAIAESLDLPLIRLQCYEGIDSTQALYDWDFPRQILHLRALEATGNTDAAEAERGLFDERFLLARPVLAALRQSPAVLLVDEVDRADDEFEAFLLEVLSTYQVTIPEIGTVKATTPPIVVLTSNRTRELHDALKRRCLYHWIDHPGLEREVEILRSRAPEVSADLARQITTVVQQLRARDDLLKVPGVAETLDWARALHALGTTELDLETASRTLGALVKYREDGERVRHALDRMLAG from the coding sequence ATGGCCGCCTTGAACAGTCCGGACGACGTGGGTCGCATCGAGGAGCTGCTCGCCGGCACGGGCTACGTCTGCGACGAGTCCCTGGCCACCGTCGTCTTCCTGGCCCTGCGGATGCAGCGCCCCGTGCTGCTCGAGGGAGAGCCCGGCACCGGGAAGACCGCGCTCGCCGAGGCGATCGCCGAGTCGCTCGACCTGCCCCTGATCCGGCTGCAGTGCTATGAGGGCATCGACTCGACTCAGGCCCTCTATGACTGGGACTTCCCGCGCCAGATCCTGCACCTGCGTGCGCTCGAGGCCACCGGCAACACCGACGCCGCCGAAGCCGAGCGGGGCCTGTTCGACGAGCGTTTCCTGCTGGCACGCCCGGTCCTGGCCGCGCTGCGACAGAGCCCCGCGGTGCTGCTGGTCGACGAGGTCGACCGCGCCGACGACGAGTTCGAGGCGTTCCTGCTCGAGGTGCTCTCCACCTATCAGGTGACGATCCCGGAGATCGGCACCGTGAAGGCCACCACCCCGCCGATCGTGGTGCTCACCTCCAACCGGACGCGTGAGCTCCACGACGCGCTCAAGCGCCGCTGCCTCTACCACTGGATCGACCACCCCGGCCTGGAGCGCGAGGTCGAGATCCTGCGCTCGAGGGCCCCGGAGGTCAGCGCCGACCTGGCCCGCCAGATCACCACCGTCGTGCAGCAGCTCCGCGCCCGCGACGACCTGCTCAAGGTGCCGGGTGTGGCCGAGACCCTGGACTGGGCGAGAGCCCTGCACGCACTCGGGACCACCGAGCTCGACCTCGAGACCGCGTCGCGCACCTTGGGCGCCCTGGTGAAATATCGCGAGGACGGCGAGCGGGTCCGCCATGCCCTCGACCGGATGCTGGCGGGGTAG
- a CDS encoding VWA domain-containing protein translates to MTSSAGAPHSAEEILLGFARALRAAGVGVTQDRAREFAAAAALVGIGDPRATYWAGQATLCSGPDDLERYDQVFHAWFTERGSLPSPAPATAVRPFDTGLMEDDAGGSASEEGDPVRAAASAAEVLRHRDLATLTASERALLAALFGALRPRLPQRRTPRQRPWHRGRVDAARTLRNSLRRMGEPADLAWRRRGRRHRRVVLLIDVSGSMSGYADPLLRLAHRFVLAAAAAGARREVEVFTIGTRLTHLRSALAQRDPERALLAAGRAVPDWSGGTRLGEVLQVFLDRWGARGLVRGAVAVVFSDGWERGDAALLGEQMARLHRLAHRVVWVNPHRGKEGYLPLQQGVVAALPHIDEFLAGHSLATYAELVEVIADA, encoded by the coding sequence GTGACGTCGAGCGCCGGAGCACCGCACAGCGCCGAGGAGATCCTGCTCGGGTTCGCCCGGGCGCTGCGCGCGGCCGGAGTGGGCGTCACCCAGGACCGGGCCCGGGAGTTCGCCGCCGCCGCGGCCCTGGTCGGGATCGGCGATCCGCGCGCCACCTACTGGGCGGGACAGGCCACCCTCTGCTCGGGCCCCGACGACCTGGAGCGCTATGACCAGGTATTCCATGCCTGGTTCACCGAGCGCGGCTCACTGCCGTCGCCCGCACCGGCCACGGCCGTGCGGCCGTTCGACACCGGCCTGATGGAGGACGACGCCGGCGGCAGCGCCAGCGAGGAGGGTGATCCAGTGCGCGCCGCGGCCAGCGCCGCCGAAGTCCTGCGGCACCGCGACCTGGCCACCCTGACCGCCTCGGAACGCGCACTGCTGGCGGCTCTCTTCGGTGCCCTGCGCCCGCGCCTGCCGCAACGTCGTACCCCCCGGCAGCGGCCGTGGCACCGCGGAAGGGTGGACGCCGCGCGGACGTTGCGCAACAGCCTGCGCCGGATGGGGGAGCCCGCCGACCTCGCCTGGCGCCGTCGGGGGCGCCGGCATCGCCGCGTCGTACTGCTCATCGACGTCTCCGGCTCGATGAGCGGGTACGCCGACCCGTTGCTGCGCCTTGCCCACCGATTCGTGCTCGCTGCAGCCGCGGCCGGCGCCCGCCGTGAGGTCGAGGTGTTCACCATCGGCACCCGGCTGACCCACCTGAGGAGTGCGCTGGCGCAGCGCGACCCCGAGCGGGCCCTGCTCGCCGCAGGTCGAGCCGTGCCCGACTGGTCCGGTGGCACCCGACTGGGTGAGGTGCTGCAGGTCTTCCTCGATCGGTGGGGAGCACGTGGGCTGGTCCGCGGTGCTGTGGCAGTGGTCTTCAGTGACGGCTGGGAACGTGGGGACGCCGCCCTGCTGGGGGAGCAGATGGCGCGCCTGCACCGACTCGCGCACCGGGTGGTCTGGGTGAACCCGCACCGTGGCAAGGAGGGCTACCTGCCCCTCCAGCAGGGCGTGGTCGCTGCCCTGCCCCACATCGATGAGTTCCTGGCCGGTCATTCACTGGCGACCTACGCTGAACTCGTGGAGGTGATCGCGGATGCGTGA